Proteins encoded in a region of the Thermoleophilia bacterium genome:
- a CDS encoding ABC transporter ATP-binding protein, protein MEQEFVAESLLEQSFAGRAVVQARGLTRTYGGGDAVVHALRGVDIDIAAGRLTAIMGPSGSGKSTLMHILAGLDQPSSGEAWIDGSEITRLSEKKLTQLRRDKIGFIFQSFNLLATLSADENIVLPLSLARRTADEAWRRAVIEAVGLQDRLTHRPAELSGGQQQRVAVARALITRPSVLFADEPTGNLDSRTGGEVLDLLRRSVDEFGQTIIMVTHDAGAASIADRVVFLKDGQIVLDRARMSRDAIYDTIKHLETPMAAPVAGVTVGV, encoded by the coding sequence ATGGAGCAGGAGTTCGTCGCCGAGTCGCTCCTCGAGCAGTCGTTCGCGGGCCGCGCCGTCGTGCAAGCGCGCGGCCTCACTCGTACCTACGGCGGGGGCGACGCCGTCGTCCACGCGCTTCGCGGCGTCGACATCGATATTGCCGCCGGTCGGCTGACGGCGATCATGGGTCCGTCCGGATCGGGCAAGAGCACCTTGATGCATATTCTCGCCGGCCTCGATCAGCCCAGCAGCGGCGAAGCGTGGATCGACGGCAGCGAAATCACTCGTCTCTCCGAGAAGAAGCTCACGCAGTTGCGCCGCGACAAGATCGGCTTCATCTTCCAGAGCTTCAATCTTCTCGCCACGCTGAGCGCCGACGAGAACATTGTGCTGCCGCTCTCGCTGGCGCGCCGCACGGCGGATGAGGCCTGGCGGCGCGCGGTGATTGAGGCGGTGGGTCTGCAAGATCGTCTGACCCACCGCCCGGCCGAGCTCTCCGGTGGCCAGCAGCAGCGCGTCGCCGTCGCCCGCGCGCTCATCACTCGGCCGTCCGTCCTGTTTGCCGACGAGCCGACGGGCAACCTCGATTCGCGCACCGGTGGCGAGGTGCTGGATCTGCTGCGGCGCAGTGTCGACGAGTTTGGTCAGACCATCATCATGGTCACGCACGACGCCGGCGCCGCCAGCATCGCCGATCGCGTTGTGTTCCTCAAGGACGGGCAGATCGTTCTCGATCGCGCGCGCATGAGCCGCGACGCCATCTACGACACCATCAAACACCTCGAGACGCCGATGGCCGCACCTGTCGCCGGCGTCACTGTGGGGGTCTGA
- a CDS encoding metalloregulator ArsR/SmtB family transcription factor, which produces MTDAATAICKALAHPARRALLQALSRGECDVGRLSAGLRLDQPTVSKSLATLRAAGLVRVRVDGRRRCYSVNHEEIVRPLLGLLAELEAQDAEKAPDAGKGAAHGAQGGVPVGRRSGHW; this is translated from the coding sequence GTGACCGACGCCGCGACCGCTATCTGCAAGGCGCTCGCGCACCCGGCCCGGCGAGCGCTTCTGCAGGCCTTGAGCCGCGGCGAGTGCGACGTCGGCAGGCTCAGCGCCGGCCTCCGTCTGGATCAGCCGACGGTGTCCAAGAGCCTCGCGACGCTGCGCGCCGCCGGTCTTGTCCGGGTACGCGTCGACGGCCGGCGCCGCTGCTACTCCGTGAATCACGAGGAGATCGTGAGGCCGCTTCTCGGTCTGCTCGCCGAGCTCGAGGCGCAGGACGCAGAGAAGGCGCCGGATGCCGGGAAAGGAGCGGCGCACGGAGCGCAAGGCGGGGTGCCGGTCGGACGGCGTTCGGGTCACTGGTAG
- a CDS encoding DUF2510 domain-containing protein gives MLDSNVAQLEQLGFKLRGSVWLGMSKGFFFRVRQDGDIETQLVIECTLATGESHGSVVRMLNELQSVQRIQRYRIDNGTVAIHCTALGRLSKLDELIRDISTGLESFGARSKCDDCGRTERLQYYANDIISLVLCDACSINIAKVIEEYKQSPNHYAIGFVASLGGALLGSIVWMIVGAYGLIASLAAFAIAYLAFAAYEKVHGKMTMVGVAINVFTITTAIIFGMYATLYIDIALEYNDVSILDYIGTTPTLFSNAEVIESLLPMLGFGALFGVLGTFGLVRKYYGTAKGANQLLPVLLSGEGTPGARAMEVAESATGAPSTRSDDGHTAVDRHEPLCLAPSGWYEDPTRRHQLRYWTGAEWHAAVADGGAVSEDPLLAPSTPTL, from the coding sequence TTGCTCGATAGCAATGTGGCTCAGCTGGAACAGCTCGGATTCAAACTTCGCGGGTCAGTCTGGCTTGGCATGTCGAAAGGATTCTTCTTCAGGGTGCGCCAGGATGGCGACATCGAGACACAGCTTGTTATCGAGTGCACATTGGCAACCGGTGAATCACACGGAAGTGTTGTCCGTATGCTCAATGAGCTGCAGAGCGTTCAAAGGATACAACGATATCGCATAGACAACGGTACCGTTGCCATCCATTGTACGGCTCTCGGAAGATTGTCTAAGCTAGACGAGCTCATTCGTGATATATCCACCGGATTGGAGTCATTCGGAGCACGTAGTAAATGTGATGACTGCGGTAGAACAGAACGACTGCAATACTATGCCAATGACATAATCTCGCTCGTTCTCTGCGACGCGTGTTCGATAAATATAGCGAAGGTAATCGAAGAGTATAAGCAGTCACCAAATCACTACGCAATTGGATTTGTTGCCAGTCTTGGTGGAGCGCTGCTCGGATCCATTGTATGGATGATCGTCGGAGCATATGGCCTAATAGCGTCTCTGGCAGCATTCGCAATTGCATATCTCGCGTTTGCTGCATATGAGAAAGTACACGGCAAAATGACGATGGTAGGAGTAGCTATCAATGTATTTACCATTACCACCGCGATAATATTCGGTATGTATGCAACTCTGTATATTGACATTGCACTTGAGTACAATGATGTAAGTATACTTGATTATATAGGAACTACGCCGACGTTGTTCTCAAATGCCGAAGTCATAGAGTCTCTTCTGCCGATGCTTGGATTCGGTGCGCTCTTTGGTGTACTCGGGACGTTTGGGCTCGTGAGAAAGTACTACGGCACTGCCAAGGGAGCGAATCAGCTGCTGCCCGTTTTGTTGTCCGGCGAAGGTACACCAGGTGCACGTGCGATGGAGGTGGCGGAGTCTGCCACGGGGGCGCCGTCGACTCGATCGGACGATGGGCATACCGCGGTGGATCGGCATGAGCCATTGTGCTTGGCGCCGAGCGGGTGGTACGAAGACCCGACGAGGCGACATCAGCTCCGGTATTGGACGGGAGCGGAGTGGCACGCGGCAGTGGCCGACGGCGGCGCGGTCTCGGAGGATCCGCTGCTGGCTCCGAGCACACCGACGTTGTAG
- a CDS encoding ABC transporter ATP-binding protein, protein MTQGVDVARERGEDKAGAGVDGPLVELVGAAKTYGSGELAVHALKPTSLSIATGQLIVMLGPSGSGKTTFLNLVGGIERLSGGQLLVDGRDVSAMKGEDLTTYRREVIGFVFQFFNLVPTLTALENVQLVAELVGRGEAAEQALADVGLGERLDRFPGALSGGEQQRVAIARALVKRPRLLLCDEPTGSLDLETGRQILALLQAASRDGERTVVLVTHNSAIAEAADRVIRMRSGEIVADERNDHPRPAADVVW, encoded by the coding sequence GTGACGCAGGGGGTCGATGTGGCGCGCGAGCGCGGTGAAGACAAAGCCGGAGCCGGCGTCGACGGTCCGCTGGTCGAACTCGTCGGGGCCGCCAAGACGTACGGTAGCGGCGAGCTCGCCGTCCACGCGCTCAAGCCCACCAGCCTGAGCATCGCGACCGGCCAGTTGATCGTGATGCTGGGACCGAGCGGCTCGGGCAAGACCACCTTCCTCAATCTCGTGGGGGGCATCGAGCGCCTCAGCGGCGGGCAGTTGCTCGTGGACGGTCGCGACGTCTCGGCGATGAAGGGTGAGGACCTCACGACCTACCGGCGCGAGGTCATCGGTTTCGTCTTCCAGTTCTTCAACCTCGTGCCCACGCTGACGGCGCTCGAGAACGTGCAACTCGTGGCGGAGCTCGTGGGGAGGGGGGAGGCGGCGGAGCAGGCGCTCGCCGATGTGGGTCTGGGCGAGCGCCTGGACAGGTTCCCGGGGGCGCTGTCGGGCGGCGAGCAGCAGCGCGTGGCCATCGCTCGCGCCCTGGTCAAGCGCCCGCGGCTGCTGCTCTGCGACGAGCCCACGGGCTCGCTCGATCTCGAGACCGGGCGGCAGATCCTGGCTCTGCTGCAGGCGGCGAGCAGGGACGGCGAGCGCACGGTTGTGCTCGTTACGCACAACTCGGCGATCGCCGAGGCCGCCGATAGGGTGATCCGCATGCGCTCCGGCGAGATCGTCGCCGATGAGCGCAACGATCATCCCCGGCCGGCGGCCGACGTCGTGTGGTGA
- a CDS encoding FAD-dependent oxidoreductase, which produces MSTDYDIVILGAGPAGLTAGIYAARARRSVLILDSGTIGGQTVLTDKVANYPGVAETSGRELSQTMAQQARSYGCEVKAFARIVEVDLTGELKSVTLKNGTHITAKAVIVASGGVPRKLGVEGEERFVGKGISYCATCDGDFFTDRPIAVIGGGNSALEEAVSLSRYASHITVIHEFDHFQAEPWIVAEAQANDRISFLMNQRVLGFTGETELAGVRSAGKETGAVSETPVDGCFVFVGYVPNSAVFADQLDLTERGEIVADAALRTSLPGVFAAGDVREKRVRQITTAVADGTVAALSALEYLSEATP; this is translated from the coding sequence ATGAGCACGGACTACGACATCGTCATACTGGGGGCGGGGCCGGCGGGTCTGACCGCGGGGATCTACGCGGCACGGGCCCGGCGCTCGGTGCTCATCCTCGACAGCGGCACCATCGGCGGTCAGACGGTGCTCACCGACAAGGTGGCTAACTACCCGGGTGTGGCCGAGACCTCGGGCCGCGAGCTGTCGCAGACGATGGCGCAGCAGGCGCGCAGCTACGGCTGCGAGGTCAAGGCGTTCGCGCGCATCGTTGAGGTCGACCTGACGGGCGAGCTCAAGTCGGTCACGCTCAAGAACGGCACGCACATCACGGCGAAGGCGGTCATCGTCGCCTCTGGTGGCGTGCCGCGCAAGCTCGGCGTGGAGGGCGAGGAGCGGTTCGTCGGCAAGGGCATCTCCTACTGCGCCACCTGCGACGGCGACTTCTTCACCGACCGGCCCATCGCCGTCATCGGTGGCGGCAATTCTGCCCTCGAGGAGGCGGTGTCGTTGAGCCGCTACGCCTCGCACATCACCGTCATCCACGAGTTCGACCACTTCCAGGCCGAGCCGTGGATCGTCGCCGAGGCGCAGGCGAACGACAGGATCAGCTTCTTGATGAACCAGCGCGTGCTGGGGTTCACGGGCGAGACTGAGCTGGCCGGCGTGCGCTCGGCCGGCAAGGAGACCGGGGCCGTCTCGGAGACCCCGGTCGATGGCTGCTTCGTCTTCGTCGGCTACGTCCCCAACTCCGCGGTCTTCGCCGACCAACTGGACCTAACGGAGCGCGGCGAGATCGTCGCCGACGCCGCGCTGCGCACCAGCCTGCCGGGGGTCTTCGCCGCCGGCGACGTGCGCGAGAAGCGCGTGCGGCAGATCACCACCGCGGTGGCCGACGGCACGGTGGCGGCGCTCTCCGCCCTCGAGTATCTCAGCGAGGCGACGCCGTGA
- a CDS encoding thioredoxin, whose protein sequence is MLQTPLEHIESEQAFKETLASNENVMICCGRMGPMCLPVYDVMEALTPEYPHVAFRDMAFDEPVAITIRGLPETRSFTGLPFTVYFKNGEVVAATSSIQTMEQVTAILDEHFGAQG, encoded by the coding sequence ATGTTGCAGACCCCACTGGAGCACATCGAGTCGGAGCAGGCCTTCAAGGAGACCCTGGCGAGCAACGAGAACGTCATGATCTGCTGCGGTCGAATGGGACCGATGTGCCTGCCCGTGTACGACGTCATGGAAGCGCTCACGCCCGAGTACCCGCACGTGGCCTTCCGTGACATGGCCTTCGACGAGCCGGTGGCGATCACCATTCGCGGCCTGCCCGAGACGCGGAGCTTCACAGGATTGCCGTTCACGGTGTACTTCAAGAACGGCGAGGTCGTCGCCGCGACGAGCAGCATTCAGACCATGGAGCAGGTCACGGCGATCCTCGACGAGCACTTCGGCGCGCAGGGCTGA
- a CDS encoding FtsX-like permease family protein gives MGRLLARKLRRDMRGRAGQFLAVVIVVFLGVTLFGLSYDAYRNLIASYDRVFVLTNFADHTIAGGDTDAILAAGRRVPGVAEAAERRVADAPVKVGDTTLLGRLVGLPADGQPPINGVMILNGEYLTPGSPTDVLVEKHMVEHFGLTPGSRLSLQTADGWETLVMRGEAASAEYIWPAPSRQQVLASQDEFGVLFVSEDLMDRLTPGAAVRQAVFTYEDGADRASVDAALSAVALANGAVDSFTQAEQPSNAALHEDINGFGEMSVMFPVLFLGAAALATYILLTRLVFSQRSQIGLMLANGFRRRTVFLHYLSFGLVVGIVGAIPGIVAGMLLARLATSLYTSAISVPVNVIQFHWVTLIVGIAFGIVAGVLATLPPAMRAARFTPAEAMSGAAGAPRAGRSLLERIVPALRRLPTHWKMVLRGIGRSRRRSLLTVLGVVLAAVLVLASWGMIDTTIVLLDRQFNEIQSQDAEAYLAPGDVDKGLAAVAAVSGVERAEPVADLPASVRSSTALYSTGLQAFESGTTMHRFLLAGGGETDLPAQGILLGSALRDILAVSEGDSVEVTLPGLDSSFKAEVAGFVDEPLGTFVYMSLPALRTALGGSVEPVNAAMVTFAAGADPAAVRADLSSLPEVTVVVDSRALYAMAQSFMGLFYAFVGLMVALGGIMALALIYTTMSSNISERLTELASLRAAGMSRRRLALLLTSENMLLTVLGIVPGLIAGYYAARLFMASFSSDLFTFNLALRPWTPVAVAAALLIAALLSQWPVLRAVERIDIAKTVRERSI, from the coding sequence GTGGGCAGGCTGCTGGCACGCAAGCTGCGCCGCGACATGCGCGGCCGCGCCGGGCAGTTTCTGGCCGTCGTCATCGTCGTCTTTCTCGGCGTAACGCTCTTCGGCCTCTCGTACGACGCCTACCGCAACCTGATCGCCTCGTACGATCGTGTCTTCGTGCTCACCAACTTCGCCGACCACACGATCGCCGGCGGCGACACCGATGCCATTCTCGCCGCCGGACGAAGGGTGCCCGGCGTCGCCGAGGCGGCCGAACGCAGGGTCGCCGACGCGCCGGTGAAGGTCGGCGACACCACACTGCTCGGCCGCCTCGTGGGTCTGCCGGCCGACGGGCAGCCGCCCATCAACGGCGTCATGATCCTCAACGGGGAGTACCTCACGCCGGGGAGCCCCACGGACGTGCTCGTCGAGAAGCACATGGTGGAGCACTTCGGGCTCACGCCGGGCAGCCGGCTGTCGCTGCAGACGGCGGACGGCTGGGAGACGCTCGTCATGCGCGGCGAGGCGGCCTCGGCGGAGTACATCTGGCCGGCCCCGAGTCGGCAGCAGGTGCTGGCCTCTCAGGACGAGTTCGGCGTGCTCTTCGTCTCTGAGGATCTGATGGACCGCCTGACGCCGGGCGCCGCCGTTCGGCAGGCGGTCTTCACGTACGAGGACGGCGCCGACCGGGCGAGCGTGGACGCGGCGCTGAGCGCCGTGGCGCTCGCCAACGGCGCCGTCGACTCCTTCACGCAGGCGGAGCAGCCCTCCAACGCCGCTCTGCACGAAGACATCAACGGCTTCGGCGAGATGTCGGTCATGTTCCCGGTCTTGTTTCTCGGCGCCGCCGCGCTGGCCACCTACATCCTGCTCACCCGTCTCGTGTTTTCGCAGCGCTCCCAGATCGGGTTGATGCTGGCCAACGGCTTTCGCCGCCGCACCGTCTTTCTGCACTACCTCTCGTTCGGCCTCGTGGTCGGGATCGTCGGTGCCATCCCGGGCATCGTGGCCGGCATGCTGCTCGCTCGCCTCGCGACCAGCCTCTACACGAGCGCCATCTCCGTGCCGGTGAACGTGATCCAGTTTCACTGGGTGACGCTGATCGTCGGTATCGCCTTCGGCATCGTCGCCGGCGTGCTCGCCACTCTGCCGCCGGCGATGCGCGCGGCGCGCTTCACGCCGGCCGAGGCGATGAGCGGCGCCGCTGGAGCGCCGCGCGCCGGTCGCAGCTTGCTTGAGCGGATTGTGCCGGCGCTGCGGCGCCTGCCGACGCACTGGAAGATGGTGCTGCGCGGCATCGGCCGCAGCCGCCGCCGTTCGCTGCTCACGGTGCTCGGCGTGGTGCTGGCGGCGGTCCTTGTGCTGGCGTCGTGGGGCATGATCGACACGACGATCGTCTTGCTCGACCGCCAGTTCAACGAGATCCAGAGCCAGGACGCCGAGGCGTATCTGGCGCCGGGCGACGTCGACAAGGGGCTGGCCGCCGTCGCCGCCGTGAGCGGCGTGGAGCGCGCCGAGCCCGTCGCCGATCTGCCGGCGTCGGTGCGCTCCTCGACGGCGCTCTACAGCACCGGGCTGCAAGCGTTCGAGTCCGGCACGACCATGCACCGCTTCCTGCTCGCCGGCGGCGGCGAGACGGACCTGCCGGCCCAGGGCATCCTGCTCGGCTCGGCGCTGCGCGACATCCTCGCTGTGAGCGAGGGCGACAGCGTCGAGGTGACGCTGCCCGGTCTCGACAGCTCGTTCAAGGCCGAGGTCGCCGGCTTCGTCGACGAGCCGCTGGGCACGTTCGTCTACATGTCGCTACCGGCGCTGCGCACGGCGCTCGGCGGCTCGGTCGAACCCGTGAACGCCGCCATGGTGACGTTTGCCGCCGGCGCCGACCCCGCCGCCGTGCGCGCCGATCTGAGCTCACTTCCCGAGGTGACCGTGGTCGTCGACTCCCGCGCCCTGTACGCGATGGCGCAGTCGTTCATGGGTCTCTTCTACGCCTTCGTCGGTCTCATGGTTGCCCTCGGCGGCATCATGGCGCTGGCGCTCATCTACACGACGATGTCGTCGAACATCTCCGAGCGCCTCACCGAGTTGGCGTCGCTGCGCGCCGCCGGCATGAGCCGTCGGCGTCTGGCTCTGCTGTTGACGAGCGAGAACATGCTGCTGACGGTGCTCGGGATCGTGCCCGGGCTGATCGCCGGCTACTACGCGGCGCGCCTCTTCATGGCTTCGTTCAGCAGCGATCTGTTCACGTTCAACCTGGCCCTGCGGCCGTGGACGCCGGTGGCCGTGGCGGCGGCGTTGCTGATCGCCGCGCTGCTCTCGCAGTGGCCTGTGCTGCGCGCCGTGGAGCGCATCGACATCGCCAAGACGGTCAGGGAACGTTCGATCTAG
- a CDS encoding RtcB family protein encodes MQVNTEINTEKPYRIFVEALERETLSQFESAMQQPFTVRGALMPDAHVGYTLPIGAVVATEGVVLPAWVGYDIGCGMCALPTTYRADDVRAKARAIFDGIYRAVPVGFAHNTRDTAWPEGGHLPRTAKMQEIFAKNGLRQLGSLGGGNHFAEVGADESGKVWIVIHSGSRGIGYAAATHYMRTASPDGRPREGHFGFPLESAAGRAYVTDLAFCLAFALENRREIMRRIEAVLSEHCGGAGEWDALINRNHNHAEEKDGLWIHRKGATHAESGMMGVIPGNMRDGSFIVRGKGNPQALWSSSHGAGRVLGRKEAKRTLTIESFAATMTGVVALVSSDTLDESPFAYKSIFDVMRQQSEMVDAVAHVRPILNIKG; translated from the coding sequence ATGCAGGTCAACACCGAGATCAACACCGAGAAGCCGTACCGGATCTTCGTCGAGGCGCTCGAGCGGGAGACGCTGAGTCAGTTCGAGAGCGCGATGCAGCAGCCGTTCACCGTGCGCGGCGCGCTGATGCCGGACGCGCACGTCGGCTACACGCTGCCGATCGGCGCAGTGGTGGCCACGGAAGGCGTGGTACTTCCCGCCTGGGTGGGTTACGACATCGGCTGCGGCATGTGCGCGCTGCCGACGACCTACCGTGCCGACGACGTGCGCGCGAAGGCGCGCGCGATCTTCGACGGCATCTACCGAGCGGTGCCGGTCGGCTTCGCCCACAACACGCGTGACACCGCATGGCCCGAGGGCGGCCACTTGCCGCGAACCGCCAAGATGCAGGAGATCTTCGCCAAGAACGGTCTGCGCCAACTGGGCAGTCTCGGCGGCGGCAACCACTTCGCGGAGGTGGGCGCCGACGAGAGCGGCAAAGTCTGGATCGTGATTCACTCCGGCAGCCGCGGCATCGGCTACGCGGCGGCGACGCACTACATGCGCACGGCGAGCCCAGACGGCAGGCCGCGCGAAGGGCACTTCGGCTTCCCTCTCGAGAGCGCCGCCGGCCGCGCCTACGTCACCGATCTGGCCTTCTGCCTGGCGTTCGCGCTCGAGAACCGGCGCGAGATCATGCGGCGCATCGAGGCGGTTCTGTCTGAGCACTGCGGCGGCGCCGGCGAGTGGGACGCGCTCATCAACCGCAACCACAACCACGCCGAGGAGAAGGACGGACTCTGGATTCACCGCAAGGGCGCGACGCACGCCGAGTCCGGAATGATGGGTGTGATCCCGGGCAACATGCGCGACGGCAGCTTCATCGTGCGCGGCAAAGGCAACCCGCAGGCGCTGTGGTCCAGCTCACACGGCGCCGGCCGGGTGCTCGGGCGCAAGGAGGCGAAGCGAACGCTGACGATAGAGAGCTTCGCCGCCACAATGACCGGCGTCGTCGCGCTCGTATCGAGCGACACGCTCGACGAGTCGCCGTTTGCCTACAAGAGCATCTTCGACGTCATGCGTCAGCAGAGCGAGATGGTGGATGCGGTGGCGCACGTGCGCCCGATCCTCAACATCAAGGGCTAG
- a CDS encoding GGDEF domain-containing protein, whose translation MATMNRDAPRNRAGSLLEAVARLPVWATLLIAASVMAALAGIDLVTGDEISFSIFYLAPILYVTWCAGFRWGAAAAVVAAATWGVIDFASGARYSSSFIPVWNSVVRLGFFLTSAYILRALQHANERMEALAHTDSLTGVANARSFYAALEREIERQRRYGSAFTVTYIDLDNFKAVNDTCGHSTGDELLRAVSAEVSRSSRAADTVARLGGDEFAVLMPETGQDVAMATAARIHSGVVRLMQASAHDVPGAGATAGVVVFESPPESGDAAVNVADGLMYNGKALGRGVVQLVVWRQPGRTEPLRPTDATPLS comes from the coding sequence ATGGCGACCATGAACCGAGATGCCCCGCGGAATCGGGCAGGATCCCTGCTCGAGGCGGTCGCACGCCTACCGGTCTGGGCAACGCTTCTCATCGCCGCCTCGGTCATGGCGGCGCTTGCCGGGATCGACCTGGTCACCGGAGACGAGATCAGCTTCTCCATCTTCTACCTGGCGCCGATTCTGTATGTGACGTGGTGCGCGGGTTTTCGCTGGGGTGCCGCCGCTGCCGTGGTCGCGGCGGCTACTTGGGGCGTCATCGACTTCGCCTCTGGAGCGCGGTACTCGTCCTCGTTCATACCGGTCTGGAACTCCGTGGTTCGGCTCGGCTTCTTCCTCACAAGCGCGTACATACTCCGGGCGCTCCAGCACGCCAACGAGAGGATGGAAGCGCTTGCGCACACGGACTCGCTCACCGGTGTCGCCAACGCGCGTTCCTTCTACGCGGCGCTGGAGCGTGAGATCGAACGGCAGCGCCGCTACGGATCGGCCTTCACGGTGACGTACATCGACCTCGACAACTTCAAGGCGGTGAACGACACCTGCGGCCACAGCACCGGCGATGAGCTGTTGCGCGCCGTGTCCGCCGAGGTCTCGCGAAGCTCGCGCGCAGCCGACACCGTCGCCCGGCTGGGCGGAGACGAATTCGCTGTCCTCATGCCCGAGACCGGCCAGGACGTCGCCATGGCGACGGCAGCGAGAATCCACTCCGGGGTTGTGCGCCTCATGCAGGCAAGTGCGCACGACGTGCCCGGCGCGGGAGCCACGGCCGGAGTAGTCGTGTTCGAGAGTCCTCCAGAGTCGGGCGACGCGGCCGTGAACGTCGCCGACGGGCTGATGTACAACGGCAAGGCTCTGGGGAGGGGCGTGGTGCAGCTCGTGGTCTGGCGTCAGCCTGGTCGCACGGAGCCGTTGCGCCCGACGGACGCGACGCCCCTGTCGTAG
- a CDS encoding AAA family ATPase codes for MDNDPLHDLELLVRSRYGALHLNTAEEDRAEAFAKAAAEQLLLTLFVWRRASGLRRAGTPAEVYGTRDPRVALSHIIGSTLPALYVFHGLAPDLQKPEVADLLREAAQRLSGRPGALVLTGADIAIPEALRPLVGPVRVPAPSRQDYAQLLHWVCRDLSTRMPVQIALTPADEDRLLVNLQGLAVAEAEKVLIKCIMDDGRLDAGDIARVADAKRDSIERDGLLEYRPVTESMDEIAGMSHLKEWLHKRRLFMDDPQRAAQFGLDFPRGLLLVGVPGCGKSLCAKAVAAAWSLPLVRLDPGALYDKYIGETEQNLRKAVGAADRLAPLVLWIDEIEKAFAVGGGDDGGTSLRVLGTFLSWLQERHGDVFVVATANDVQRLPAELLRKGRFDETFFVDLPGEAARAVIFHVHLRRRRQTPERFDLRRLARESAGYSGAELEQVVVSALYAAYAANAPLSDELLLGELKQMPPIAATAREKIDFVRAWAKGRTVPAG; via the coding sequence ATGGATAACGATCCCCTGCATGATCTCGAGCTTCTCGTTCGTTCGCGGTACGGCGCCCTGCATCTCAATACGGCGGAGGAAGACCGTGCCGAGGCGTTCGCGAAGGCTGCCGCCGAGCAGCTTCTGCTGACGCTCTTCGTGTGGCGGCGCGCCTCCGGCCTTAGGCGGGCGGGTACGCCGGCTGAGGTCTACGGCACGCGAGACCCGCGGGTCGCGCTCTCGCACATCATCGGCTCGACGTTGCCGGCGCTCTACGTCTTCCACGGCCTGGCGCCGGATCTTCAGAAACCGGAGGTGGCCGACCTTCTGCGCGAGGCGGCGCAGCGGCTCAGCGGCCGCCCCGGCGCCCTCGTGCTCACCGGCGCCGACATCGCCATCCCGGAGGCTCTGCGACCGCTGGTCGGGCCGGTACGCGTGCCCGCGCCGAGCCGGCAGGACTACGCGCAGCTACTGCACTGGGTCTGCCGTGATCTCTCGACCCGTATGCCGGTGCAGATCGCGCTGACGCCGGCCGACGAGGACCGGCTGCTGGTCAACCTTCAGGGTCTCGCCGTCGCGGAGGCCGAGAAGGTGCTCATCAAATGCATCATGGACGACGGGCGGCTGGACGCCGGAGACATCGCCCGTGTGGCGGATGCCAAGCGCGACAGCATCGAGCGCGACGGCCTGCTCGAGTACCGTCCGGTCACGGAGTCGATGGACGAGATCGCCGGCATGTCGCACCTCAAGGAATGGCTGCATAAGCGGCGCCTCTTCATGGACGATCCGCAGCGAGCGGCCCAGTTTGGCCTCGACTTTCCTCGCGGCCTTCTGCTCGTCGGCGTGCCCGGCTGTGGCAAGAGCCTCTGTGCCAAGGCGGTGGCCGCCGCCTGGTCGCTGCCGCTCGTGCGGCTCGACCCGGGCGCGCTCTACGACAAGTACATCGGGGAGACGGAGCAGAATCTGCGCAAAGCCGTCGGCGCCGCCGACCGGCTGGCGCCACTCGTTCTCTGGATCGACGAGATCGAGAAGGCGTTCGCGGTCGGCGGCGGCGACGACGGTGGTACGTCGCTGCGCGTCCTCGGCACGTTCCTTTCGTGGTTGCAGGAGCGCCACGGCGACGTCTTCGTGGTGGCGACCGCCAACGACGTGCAGCGGCTCCCCGCCGAGCTGCTGCGCAAGGGTCGCTTCGACGAGACGTTCTTCGTCGATCTGCCCGGCGAGGCGGCGCGGGCAGTCATCTTTCACGTGCACCTGCGCCGGCGAAGGCAGACGCCCGAGCGCTTCGATCTGCGGCGACTGGCGCGCGAGAGCGCCGGCTACAGCGGCGCCGAGCTGGAGCAGGTCGTCGTCTCGGCGCTCTACGCGGCCTACGCCGCCAACGCGCCGCTCAGCGACGAGCTGCTGCTCGGCGAGCTCAAGCAGATGCCGCCGATTGCGGCGACGGCGCGCGAGAAGATCGACTTCGTGCGCGCCTGGGCCAAGGGCCGCACGGTACCGGCGGGCTGA